Proteins encoded together in one Prinia subflava isolate CZ2003 ecotype Zambia chromosome 23, Cam_Psub_1.2, whole genome shotgun sequence window:
- the LOC134561339 gene encoding protein phosphatase 1 regulatory subunit 15B-like isoform X2 produces MEHSGRERAGPGLGWARLGLAGAWPKLAGPSAAPAGGSSQASPPFSWLRVVSQLLSPLPALLQRLLPGTALSSALCPAKAPPPLVLLPKADTALDWTEEELPEKRPERVPEPPVGLWGAGLVRSSLGALPMDWYVLGLEQGKSHLPQPLRAEGLPEVEFLRSKRLAFLQRWHLPAPDPDHGYHSLEEEQQQQHRGARREIGDLEQLEGEGRQPGGVPVEQERLRGAAEEEEEEEASAGEEGEEDSETEQNFPISTRPACANKLIDYIIGGVSSGEESEDEEDWNDDDDDEDDDGFDSEELPSDSDAGSQDGERLHLWNSFYSLDPYNPQNFTATIQTSSSEPGKGMSDVEEEEEEEEEDSWAESSEGSPSSEEDEWDCESVDEAENLKLWNSFCSSDDPYNPLNFTAAFQTAEKKGTPKKERLSCVTSEHLTVCRVQLEKLSCGGPELGQRGGKTANPKRKKVTFLDKVTEYYISGEEDRKGPWEELARDGCRFQRRIQDTEEAIGYCLSPQHRLRVLHRLQGCQSLLEPSTPLHRVLPEPPAPPERAAQAAGLQN; encoded by the exons ATGGAGCACAGCGGTCGCGAACGCGCCGGCCCCGGCTTGGGATGGGCCCGACTGGGCCTGGCCGGGGCCTGGCCGAAGCTGGCGGGGCCCAGCGCGGCTCCCGCCGGCGGCTCGTCCCAGGCGAGCCCGCCCTTCTCGTGGCTGCGCGTGGTGTCGCAGCTGCTGTCGCCGCTGCCCGCCCTCCtccagcggctgctgcccggcaCCGCGCTGAGCTCCGCGCTGTGCCCCGCCAAGGCACCGCCGccgctggtgctgctgcccaagGCGGACACCGCGCTGGACTGGACCGAGGAGGAGCTCCCGGAGAAGCGGCCGGAGCGCGTTCCCGAGCCCCcggtggggctgtggggagccgGGCTGGTGCGGAGCAGTTTGGGCGCTCTTCCCATGGATTGGTACGTGCTGGGTTTGGAGCAGGGCAAGAGCCACCTGCCGCAGCCCCTGCGAGCCGAGGGCTTGCCCGAGGTTGAGTTCCTGCGCAGCAAGCGCCTGGCGTTCCTCCAGCGCTGGCATCTGCCCGCGCCCGACCCCGACCACGGCTACCACAgcctggaggaggagcagcagcagcagcacaggggtgcCCGCCGAGAAATCGGGGATTTAGAGCAGCTTGAGGGTGAGGGGAGGCAGCCTGGGGGTGTCCCCGTGGAGCAGGAGCGGCTGCGGGGTGcggctgaggaggaggaggaggaggaagcctCGGCTGGAGAGGAGGGCGAGGAGGACTCTGAAACGGAGCAAAACTTCCCAATTTCAACCAGACCTGCGTGTGCGAATAAATTAATCGATTATATCATCGGAGGAGTATCCAGTGGGGAGGAGAGTGAGGATGAGGAAGACTggaatgatgatgatgatgatgaagatgatgacGGGTTTGACAGCGAGGAGCTGCCCTCGGACTCAGACGCCGGCAGCCAGGACGGGGAGAGGCTCCATCTGTGGAATTCCTTCTACAGCTTGGATCCCTACAACCCTCAGAACTTCACAGCCACCATCCAGACGTCTTCCAGCGAGCCGGGAAAGGGAATGTCGGAcgtggaagaggaggaggaggaggaggaggaagactCGTGGGCAGAGTCCTCCGAGGGCTCTCCGAGTTCCGAGGAGGACGAGTGGGACTGTGAGAGCGTGGACGAGGCGGAAAACTTGAAACTTTGGAACTCGTTCTGTAGCTCGGACGATCCCTACAACCCTTTAAATTTCACGGCGGCCTTTCAGACGGCGGAGAAAAAAGGGACGCCGAAAAAAGAGAGGCTGAGTTGTGTCACCTCCGAGCACCTCACCGTGTGTCGGGTGCAGCTGGAAAAACTCAGCTGCgggggcccagagctggggcagcgCGGGGGGAAAACCGCGAATCCCAAGCGGAAAAAG gtgACATTTCTGGACAAGGTGACCGAGTATTACATCAGCGGCGAGGAGGACAGGAAGGGGCCCTGGGAGGAGCTGGCGCGGGACGGCTGCAGATTCCAGAGGCGCATCCAGGACACCGAGGAGGCCATCGGGTACTGCCTGAGCCCGCAGCACAGACTGAGGgtgctgcacaggctgcagggctgccagtCCCTTCTAGAACCTTCCACACCCCTCCATCGGGTACTGCCTGAGCCCCCAGCACCGCCTGAGCgtgctgcacaggctgcagggctg CAGAACTGA
- the LOC134561339 gene encoding protein phosphatase 1 regulatory subunit 15B-like isoform X1 yields the protein MEHSGRERAGPGLGWARLGLAGAWPKLAGPSAAPAGGSSQASPPFSWLRVVSQLLSPLPALLQRLLPGTALSSALCPAKAPPPLVLLPKADTALDWTEEELPEKRPERVPEPPVGLWGAGLVRSSLGALPMDWYVLGLEQGKSHLPQPLRAEGLPEVEFLRSKRLAFLQRWHLPAPDPDHGYHSLEEEQQQQHRGARREIGDLEQLEGEGRQPGGVPVEQERLRGAAEEEEEEEASAGEEGEEDSETEQNFPISTRPACANKLIDYIIGGVSSGEESEDEEDWNDDDDDEDDDGFDSEELPSDSDAGSQDGERLHLWNSFYSLDPYNPQNFTATIQTSSSEPGKGMSDVEEEEEEEEEDSWAESSEGSPSSEEDEWDCESVDEAENLKLWNSFCSSDDPYNPLNFTAAFQTAEKKGTPKKERLSCVTSEHLTVCRVQLEKLSCGGPELGQRGGKTANPKRKKVTFLDKVTEYYISGEEDRKGPWEELARDGCRFQRRIQDTEEAIGYCLSPQHRLRVLHRLQGCQSLLEPSTPLHRVLPEPPAPPERAAQAAGLAIPSRTFHTPPSGTA from the exons ATGGAGCACAGCGGTCGCGAACGCGCCGGCCCCGGCTTGGGATGGGCCCGACTGGGCCTGGCCGGGGCCTGGCCGAAGCTGGCGGGGCCCAGCGCGGCTCCCGCCGGCGGCTCGTCCCAGGCGAGCCCGCCCTTCTCGTGGCTGCGCGTGGTGTCGCAGCTGCTGTCGCCGCTGCCCGCCCTCCtccagcggctgctgcccggcaCCGCGCTGAGCTCCGCGCTGTGCCCCGCCAAGGCACCGCCGccgctggtgctgctgcccaagGCGGACACCGCGCTGGACTGGACCGAGGAGGAGCTCCCGGAGAAGCGGCCGGAGCGCGTTCCCGAGCCCCcggtggggctgtggggagccgGGCTGGTGCGGAGCAGTTTGGGCGCTCTTCCCATGGATTGGTACGTGCTGGGTTTGGAGCAGGGCAAGAGCCACCTGCCGCAGCCCCTGCGAGCCGAGGGCTTGCCCGAGGTTGAGTTCCTGCGCAGCAAGCGCCTGGCGTTCCTCCAGCGCTGGCATCTGCCCGCGCCCGACCCCGACCACGGCTACCACAgcctggaggaggagcagcagcagcagcacaggggtgcCCGCCGAGAAATCGGGGATTTAGAGCAGCTTGAGGGTGAGGGGAGGCAGCCTGGGGGTGTCCCCGTGGAGCAGGAGCGGCTGCGGGGTGcggctgaggaggaggaggaggaggaagcctCGGCTGGAGAGGAGGGCGAGGAGGACTCTGAAACGGAGCAAAACTTCCCAATTTCAACCAGACCTGCGTGTGCGAATAAATTAATCGATTATATCATCGGAGGAGTATCCAGTGGGGAGGAGAGTGAGGATGAGGAAGACTggaatgatgatgatgatgatgaagatgatgacGGGTTTGACAGCGAGGAGCTGCCCTCGGACTCAGACGCCGGCAGCCAGGACGGGGAGAGGCTCCATCTGTGGAATTCCTTCTACAGCTTGGATCCCTACAACCCTCAGAACTTCACAGCCACCATCCAGACGTCTTCCAGCGAGCCGGGAAAGGGAATGTCGGAcgtggaagaggaggaggaggaggaggaggaagactCGTGGGCAGAGTCCTCCGAGGGCTCTCCGAGTTCCGAGGAGGACGAGTGGGACTGTGAGAGCGTGGACGAGGCGGAAAACTTGAAACTTTGGAACTCGTTCTGTAGCTCGGACGATCCCTACAACCCTTTAAATTTCACGGCGGCCTTTCAGACGGCGGAGAAAAAAGGGACGCCGAAAAAAGAGAGGCTGAGTTGTGTCACCTCCGAGCACCTCACCGTGTGTCGGGTGCAGCTGGAAAAACTCAGCTGCgggggcccagagctggggcagcgCGGGGGGAAAACCGCGAATCCCAAGCGGAAAAAG gtgACATTTCTGGACAAGGTGACCGAGTATTACATCAGCGGCGAGGAGGACAGGAAGGGGCCCTGGGAGGAGCTGGCGCGGGACGGCTGCAGATTCCAGAGGCGCATCCAGGACACCGAGGAGGCCATCGGGTACTGCCTGAGCCCGCAGCACAGACTGAGGgtgctgcacaggctgcagggctgccagtCCCTTCTAGAACCTTCCACACCCCTCCATCGGGTACTGCCTGAGCCCCCAGCACCGCCTGAGCgtgctgcacaggctgcagggctggcaatCCCTTCTAGAACCTTCCACACCCCTCCATCGGGTACTGCCTGA